The Chiloscyllium plagiosum isolate BGI_BamShark_2017 chromosome 20, ASM401019v2, whole genome shotgun sequence genome has a window encoding:
- the LOC122560236 gene encoding transcription factor MafB-like has translation MTTELAINAELPTSPLAMEYVNDFDLMKFDVKKEPLGTDRSGRHCNRLQPAGSVSSTPISTPCSSVPSSPSFSPTEQKTHLEDLYWMTANYQQLNPEALNFSPEDAVEALIGNAHAVQLQQQQQQQQQQAAYDGFRGHHHHHHHHHQYPGVSPDELGNGAHHPHHHHGHHHHHQQQQQQQQQQHGSPASGTSSPSQQIQSSPHHPGLHAEDRFSDEQLVSMSVRELNRHLRGFSKDDVIRLKQKRRTLKNRGYAQSCRYKRVQQKHLLENEKTQLIQQVEQLKQEVARLMRERDAYKLKCEKLASNGFREAGSTSDNPPSPDFFM, from the coding sequence ATGACTACAGAGTTGGCCATTAATGCAGAGTTGCCTACTAGCCCGCTAGCCATGGAGTATGTCAATGACTTTGATCTGATGAAATTCGACGTGAAGAAGGAGCCCTTGGGAACTGACCGCTCCGGGAGACACTGCAACCGGTTACAGCCCGCGGGCTCGGTCTCGTCCACCCCTATCAGCACGCCGTGTAGCTCGGTGCCTTCCTCCCCCAGCTTCAGCCCCACCGAGCAGAAGACCCACCTGGAAGACTTGTACTGGATGACGGCCAACTACCAACAGCTGAACCCGGAGGCGCTGAACTTCAGTCCGGAGGACGCGGTGGAGGCTCTGATCGGGAACGCTCACGCTGTCcagttgcagcagcagcagcagcagcagcagcagcaggcggCCTATGATGGCTTTCGGggtcaccatcaccaccatcaccaccatcaccagtACCCAGGTGTGAGCCCGGACGAGCTAGGTAACGGTGCCCACCATCCACACCACCACCACGggcatcaccaccaccaccagcagcagcagcagcagcagcagcagcaacacggCTCTCCAGCGTCGGGCACCTCATCTCCCTCGCAGCAAATCCAGAGCTCCCCCCATCACCCGGGCCTGCACGCCGAGGACAGGTTCTCGGACGAGCAGCTGGTCAGCATGTCGGTGCGGGAGCTGAACCGGCACCTCCGGGGTTTCTCCAAGGACGACGTGATCCGCCTGAAGCAGAAACGCCGGACCCTGAAGAACCGCGGCTACGCGCAGTCCTGTCGCTACAAGCGGGTGCAGCAGAAGCACCTGCTGGAGAACGAGAAGACCCAGCTCATCCAGCAGGTCGAGCAGCTCAAGCAAGAGGTAGCCAGGCTGATGAGGGAGCGAGACGCCTACAAACTCAAGTGCGAGAAACTCGCCAGCAATGGCTTCAGAGAGGCTGGGTCCACCAGCGACAACCCGCCGTCGCCAGATTTCTTCATGTGA